The proteins below come from a single Salvelinus fontinalis isolate EN_2023a chromosome 1, ASM2944872v1, whole genome shotgun sequence genomic window:
- the LOC129855900 gene encoding dynein light chain Tctex-type protein 2, which produces MSERRGSIMKGIHKDSHTDRLRGSTMDIEMHDDDDSHPVKRGSSVWKSGFKGKLANTYRLGPKQKFLPHLIQKKGDELMNQAFGELAYDHDNCRDVADKVAADILAFCKEQVFDRYRYVARVVVGDKKGQTVKIASRTLWDDEKDNFLTLNFENRHLFAVGMVFAIYFE; this is translated from the coding sequence ATGTCTGAGCGTCGGGGTAGCATTATGAAGGGGATTCACAAAGATAGCCATACTGACAGGCTCCGAGGGTCAACCATGGACATTGAAATGCATGACGACGACGACTCCCACCCTGTGAAACGAGGGTCTTCAGTTTGGAAATCAGGGTTCAAAGGGAAACTAGCCAACACCTACAGGTTGGGACCAAAGCAGAAGTTTCTTCCCCATTTGATTCAGAAGAAAGGCGATGAGTTGATGAACCAAGCATTCGGTGAGCTGGCCTACGACCACGACAACTGTCGAGATGTGGCTGATAAAGTGGCTGCAGATATCCTGGCGTTCTGCAAAGAGCAAGTGTTTGACCGCTACAGATACGTGGCCAGGGTGGTCGTCGGCGACAAGAAAGGCCAGACAGTGAAGATAGCAAGCCGTACCCTGTGGGATGATGAAAAGGACAACTTTCTGACTCTCAACTTTGAGAACAGACACCTTTTCGCTGTTGGCATGGTTTTTGCCATTTATTTCGAGTGA